A region from the Acidiferrobacter sp. SPIII_3 genome encodes:
- a CDS encoding ribbon-helix-helix protein, CopG family: MTTVSLRLPESLIKEADKRARELRIPRAEYIRRAIVTLNNQLSTEQRRRRMMEVSRRVCGESMRVNAEFDVIEDAPDA; this comes from the coding sequence ATGACTACCGTTTCCCTTCGTCTCCCAGAGAGCCTTATCAAGGAAGCCGACAAGCGTGCCCGGGAGTTGCGCATCCCGCGCGCGGAGTACATTCGCCGCGCCATAGTCACGCTCAATAACCAGCTCAGCACTGAACAGCGCCGTCGGCGCATGATGGAGGTTTCCCGGCGAGTATGTGGCGAGAGCATGCGCGTCAACGCCGAATTTGACGTCATCGAAGACGCACCGGATGCGTAA
- a CDS encoding nucleotidyltransferase domain-containing protein codes for MRHKPALRATSLADALFSMTQRRVLALLFGQPERSFFTTEIIGLVGAGSGAVRREIRRLVESALVMVARIGNQKHCQANLSSPIYEELRGIVVKTLGSAEVLRGALVPLGDKVRLALVYGSIAKRKDTAYSDIDLLIVPDIPALELVYEPLALAEQQLGRRVSPTLYAGAEFHHRRESGHPFLTKVLAGDTVLLVGDDDELLAAR; via the coding sequence ATGCGACACAAGCCTGCGCTGCGGGCGACAAGCCTCGCCGACGCGTTGTTTTCGATGACGCAGCGGCGCGTGTTGGCGCTCCTCTTTGGTCAGCCCGAACGGAGTTTCTTCACTACTGAGATCATAGGCCTGGTCGGCGCCGGATCGGGCGCCGTGCGGCGTGAGATCCGACGCCTGGTGGAGAGCGCGTTGGTTATGGTGGCGCGCATCGGGAACCAGAAGCATTGCCAAGCCAACCTTAGCTCGCCGATCTACGAGGAACTGCGGGGCATTGTGGTCAAGACCCTTGGCTCGGCGGAAGTATTGCGCGGGGCGCTGGTGCCGCTCGGGGACAAGGTGCGGCTGGCGCTGGTGTATGGATCGATCGCGAAGCGCAAAGACACGGCGTACAGCGACATCGATCTATTGATCGTACCGGACATCCCGGCGTTGGAGCTGGTTTATGAGCCGCTGGCGCTCGCCGAGCAACAACTGGGCCGGCGTGTCAGCCCGACTTTGTATGCCGGGGCGGAGTTCCACCATCGTCGGGAGAGTGGCCACCCGTTTCTCACAAAGGTGTTGGCGGGCGACACGGTCTTGCTGGTCGGTGATGACGATGAGCTCCTTGCCGCTCGATAA